The DNA region CCGCCCCCGGAGGGATCGTGATGAGCGCCGCGCGGTGGTCGTCGTCGCCCTGGGGCATCGTGCGTAGCTCGAGAGCCTCGACTCCCTTCGCGAGCGCGGCAACACCGCTGGTGAACTCTTCGCCGAGCTCGTCGTCGTCCTCCTCCTCGAGCAACTCGACCAGCGCACGCAAATTCGACACGCTTGCATCGAGTGCTCGCCAAGGCTCGAGCCATCCCTTGATGCTATTGGATTCGTCGATGACCGCCTTTGCGGCCTCTTGCTTGTCCCAGAAGCCAGGCTGAGCCATTTCGAAATCGAGCGACTTCAGGCGCTCCTGACGTGCGTCGAGGTCAAAGATACCCCCTGAGCTCTCGGACATTCTTGCCGAGATCTTCGAGCCGGTTCAGTTGCTCTTTGTTCATTGCTAGAAGACCTCTTCGCCCTTCGCGAGCACGTCGTTGAGTGCTTGGCGCCAGAATTCCTTGCCGTCGGTCCCGGCCATCTCGGCGCCAACCTGCTCCACGTACTCCTTCCAGGACTTGTCGATCTCCTCCTCGAAGTCCTCCTTGAGCGTGCCCTTGGCGAGCGCCGTCTCGTGCAGATCAGCGTTGTACATGGTCATGTC from Gemmatimonadota bacterium includes:
- a CDS encoding PCRF domain-containing protein; the encoded protein is MSESSGGIFDLDARQERLKSLDFEMAQPGFWDKQEAAKAVIDESNSIKGWLEPWRALDASVSNLRALVELLEEEDDDELGEEFTSGVAALAKGVEALELRTMPQGDDDHRAALITIPPGA